A single genomic interval of Cupriavidus sp. MP-37 harbors:
- a CDS encoding 2-oxoglutarate dehydrogenase E1 component, with amino-acid sequence MMQQYQSNSYLFGGNAPYVEELYEAYLQNPASVPDNWRAYFDAMQNVPAVDGSNGRDIPHAPIVASFAERAKQGPIRTIVASADSDMGRKRVAATQLIAAYRNIGSHWADLDPLKRQERPPLPDLDPAFYGFSEADLDIVFNASNTYFGKESMSLRELLNNLRETYCGTIGFEFMYVSDQAQKRWWQERLETTRSKPVFTLEKKKHILDRLTAAEGLERFLHTKYVGQKRFSLEGGESFIAAMDELIQHAGSKGVQEIVIGMAHRGRLNVLVNTLGKMPADLFAEFEGKHVDDLPAGDVKYHKGFSSDVSTEGGPIHLSLAFNPSHLEIVNPVVEGSAKARQERRGAVGNMEVLPVQVHGDAAFAGQGVVMETLNLAQTRGYGTGGTMHIVINNQIGFTTSDPRDARSTLYCTDVVKMIEAPVLHVNGDDPEAVVYAMQLAVDFRMEFKKDVVVDIICFRKLGHNEQDTPAVTQPLMYKKIAQHPGTRKLYADKLAAQNLVPADFGDEKVKEYRAAMDAGKHTADPVLSNFKNKFAVDWMPFLNRKWTDAADTAVPVTELKRLAERITAIPEHLKLHPLVEKVVKDRANMGRGDQPLDWGMGEHLAFASLVASGYPVRITGQDAGRGTFTHRHAVLHDQNRERWDAGSYVPLQNVSENQAPFTVIDSVLSEEAVLGFEYGYSTAEPNALVIWEAQFGDFVNGAQVVIDQFISSGEVKWGRASGLTLMLPHGYEGQGPEHSSARIERFLQLCADHNMQVCQPTTPAQIFHLLRRQMIRLFRKPLVIMTPKSLLRNKDAVSPLSDLAKGHFETVIGDHEELNAGKVKRVIMCSGKVYYDLVNTRKEREANDTAIIRLEQLYPFPHKALAAELKKYPNANEILWCQDEPQNQGAWFFVQHYIMENMTDGQKLGYAGRPASASPAVGYYAKHNEQQKALLDAAFAKLKGFVLTK; translated from the coding sequence ATGATGCAGCAGTATCAGAGCAATTCGTACCTCTTCGGCGGCAACGCCCCCTATGTCGAAGAACTGTACGAAGCCTACCTCCAGAACCCCGCCTCGGTTCCCGACAATTGGCGCGCGTACTTCGACGCCATGCAGAACGTTCCCGCCGTCGACGGCTCGAACGGCCGGGATATCCCCCACGCTCCCATCGTTGCCTCGTTCGCCGAGCGCGCCAAGCAAGGCCCCATCCGCACCATCGTTGCCTCGGCCGATTCCGACATGGGCCGCAAGCGCGTCGCTGCCACGCAGCTGATCGCCGCCTACCGCAACATCGGTTCGCACTGGGCCGACCTGGACCCGCTCAAGCGCCAGGAGCGTCCGCCCCTGCCGGATCTGGACCCCGCCTTCTACGGTTTTTCCGAAGCCGATCTCGATATCGTCTTCAACGCCAGCAATACCTACTTCGGCAAGGAGTCGATGAGCCTGCGCGAGCTGCTCAACAACCTGCGCGAAACGTACTGCGGCACCATCGGCTTCGAATTCATGTACGTGAGCGACCAGGCGCAGAAGCGCTGGTGGCAGGAGCGCCTGGAAACCACGCGTTCCAAGCCGGTGTTCACGCTGGAAAAGAAGAAGCACATCCTTGACCGCCTGACCGCGGCGGAAGGCCTCGAGCGCTTCCTGCATACCAAGTACGTCGGCCAGAAGCGCTTCTCGCTGGAAGGCGGCGAGAGCTTCATCGCCGCCATGGACGAACTGATCCAGCACGCCGGCAGCAAGGGCGTGCAGGAAATCGTGATCGGCATGGCCCACCGCGGCCGCCTGAACGTGCTGGTCAACACCCTGGGCAAGATGCCCGCCGACCTGTTCGCCGAGTTCGAAGGCAAGCACGTCGATGACCTGCCGGCCGGCGACGTCAAGTACCACAAGGGCTTCTCGAGCGACGTCTCGACCGAGGGCGGCCCGATCCACCTGTCGCTGGCATTCAACCCGTCGCACCTGGAAATCGTCAACCCGGTGGTCGAAGGTTCGGCCAAGGCCCGCCAGGAACGCCGCGGCGCGGTCGGCAACATGGAAGTGCTGCCGGTGCAAGTGCATGGCGATGCCGCCTTTGCCGGCCAGGGCGTGGTGATGGAGACGCTGAACCTGGCGCAGACCCGCGGCTACGGCACGGGCGGCACCATGCACATCGTCATCAACAACCAGATCGGCTTCACCACCTCCGACCCGCGCGACGCCCGCTCGACGCTGTACTGCACGGACGTGGTCAAGATGATCGAGGCCCCGGTGCTGCACGTGAACGGCGACGATCCCGAAGCCGTGGTGTACGCCATGCAGCTGGCGGTGGACTTCCGCATGGAGTTCAAGAAGGATGTCGTGGTCGACATCATCTGCTTCCGCAAGCTGGGCCACAACGAGCAGGACACGCCCGCGGTCACGCAGCCGCTGATGTACAAGAAGATTGCCCAGCATCCCGGCACGCGCAAGCTGTACGCCGACAAGCTGGCCGCGCAGAACCTGGTGCCGGCCGACTTCGGCGACGAGAAGGTCAAGGAATACCGCGCCGCGATGGACGCCGGCAAGCACACCGCCGATCCGGTGCTGTCGAACTTCAAGAACAAGTTCGCGGTCGACTGGATGCCGTTCCTGAACCGCAAGTGGACCGACGCCGCCGACACCGCCGTGCCGGTGACCGAACTGAAGCGCCTGGCCGAACGCATCACCGCCATCCCCGAACACCTGAAGCTGCACCCGCTGGTCGAGAAGGTGGTCAAGGACCGCGCCAACATGGGCCGCGGCGACCAGCCGCTGGACTGGGGCATGGGCGAGCACCTGGCCTTTGCCTCGCTGGTGGCCTCGGGCTACCCGGTGCGCATTACCGGCCAGGACGCCGGCCGCGGCACCTTCACCCACCGCCACGCCGTGCTGCACGACCAGAACCGCGAGCGCTGGGATGCCGGCAGCTACGTGCCGCTGCAGAACGTGTCGGAAAACCAGGCACCGTTCACGGTGATCGACTCGGTGCTGTCCGAAGAGGCCGTGCTGGGCTTCGAATACGGCTACTCGACCGCCGAACCGAACGCGCTGGTGATCTGGGAAGCCCAGTTCGGCGATTTCGTCAACGGCGCCCAGGTGGTGATCGACCAGTTCATCTCGTCGGGTGAAGTGAAGTGGGGCCGTGCCTCGGGCCTGACCCTGATGCTGCCGCACGGCTACGAAGGCCAGGGTCCGGAACACAGCTCGGCGCGCATCGAGCGCTTCCTGCAGCTGTGCGCGGACCACAACATGCAGGTCTGCCAGCCGACCACGCCGGCACAGATCTTCCACCTGCTGCGCCGCCAGATGATCCGCCTGTTCCGCAAGCCGCTGGTGATCATGACGCCGAAGTCGCTGCTGCGTAACAAGGATGCGGTGTCGCCGCTGTCCGACCTGGCCAAGGGCCACTTCGAGACCGTCATCGGCGACCACGAAGAACTGAACGCCGGCAAGGTCAAGCGCGTCATCATGTGCTCGGGCAAGGTCTACTACGACCTGGTCAACACGCGCAAGGAACGCGAGGCCAACGACACCGCCATCATCCGCCTGGAGCAGCTGTATCCGTTCCCGCACAAGGCGCTGGCCGCGGAGCTGAAGAAGTACCCGAACGCCAACGAAATCCTGTGGTGCCAGGACGAGCCGCAGAACCAGGGCGCCTGGTTCTTCGTGCAGCACTACATCATGGAAAACATGACGGATGGCCAGAAGCTCGGTTATGCCGGTCGTCCCGCCTCGGCTTCGCCGGCGGTGGGCTACTACGCAAAGCACAACGAGCAACAGAAGGCGCTGCTCGACGCGGCCTTCGCCAAGCTCAAGGGCTTTGTTCTGACCAAGTAA
- the odhB gene encoding 2-oxoglutarate dehydrogenase complex dihydrolipoyllysine-residue succinyltransferase — MAIVDVKVPQLSESVAEATMLNWKKKPGEAVAQDEILIEIETDKVVLEVPAPSAGVLSQIVKNDGDTVVADEIIAKIDTEATAGAAAPAAAAPAPAAAAPAPAAAAAPAGAGAVAMPSAAKLMAEAGLSAGQVAGTGKDGRITKGDVLGAAAAPAPAAKAAPAPAAKPALQQVSAPVDFAALGDRPEERVPMSRLRARIAERLLQSQATNAILTTFNEVNMKPVMDLRNKYKDRFEKEHGVKLGFMSFFVKAAVHALKKFPLINASIDGNDIVYHGYFDIGIAVGSPRGLVVPILRNADQMSLADIEKKIAEFGVKARDGKLSLEELSGGTFSISNGGVFGSMLSTPIINPPQSAILGVHATKDRPVVEDGQIVIRPMNYLAMSYDHRIIDGREAVLGLVAMKDALEDPARLLLDL, encoded by the coding sequence ATGGCTATCGTTGACGTCAAGGTTCCGCAACTCTCCGAATCGGTCGCCGAAGCGACCATGCTCAACTGGAAGAAGAAGCCCGGCGAAGCCGTCGCCCAGGACGAGATCCTGATCGAAATCGAAACCGACAAGGTCGTGCTGGAAGTGCCGGCCCCGTCGGCCGGTGTGCTGTCGCAGATCGTCAAGAACGACGGCGACACCGTCGTCGCCGATGAAATCATCGCCAAGATCGACACCGAAGCCACCGCTGGCGCCGCTGCCCCCGCAGCCGCCGCCCCCGCTCCGGCTGCCGCCGCTCCGGCCCCGGCCGCCGCTGCAGCTCCGGCCGGCGCCGGCGCCGTGGCGATGCCGTCGGCCGCCAAGCTGATGGCCGAAGCCGGCCTGTCGGCTGGCCAGGTTGCCGGCACCGGCAAGGACGGCCGCATCACCAAGGGCGACGTGCTGGGCGCGGCCGCCGCGCCGGCCCCCGCCGCCAAGGCCGCTCCGGCCCCCGCCGCCAAGCCGGCCCTGCAGCAGGTCTCGGCCCCGGTCGACTTTGCCGCGCTGGGCGACCGCCCGGAAGAGCGCGTGCCGATGAGCCGCCTGCGTGCCCGCATCGCCGAGCGCCTGCTGCAGTCGCAAGCCACCAACGCCATCCTCACCACCTTCAATGAAGTCAACATGAAGCCGGTGATGGACCTGCGCAACAAGTACAAGGACCGCTTCGAGAAGGAACACGGCGTGAAGCTGGGCTTCATGTCGTTCTTCGTCAAGGCCGCGGTGCACGCGCTGAAGAAGTTCCCGCTGATCAACGCCTCGATCGACGGCAACGACATCGTCTACCACGGCTACTTCGACATCGGTATCGCGGTCGGTTCGCCGCGCGGCCTGGTGGTGCCGATCCTGCGCAACGCCGACCAGATGAGCCTGGCCGACATCGAGAAGAAGATCGCCGAGTTCGGCGTCAAGGCCCGTGACGGCAAGCTGTCGCTGGAAGAGCTGAGCGGCGGCACGTTCTCGATCTCCAACGGCGGCGTGTTCGGCTCGATGCTGTCGACCCCGATCATCAACCCGCCGCAGTCGGCCATCCTGGGCGTGCACGCCACCAAGGACCGCCCGGTGGTGGAAGACGGCCAGATCGTGATCCGCCCGATGAACTACCTGGCAATGTCCTACGACCACCGCATCATCGACGGCCGCGAAGCCGTGCTGGGCCTGGTCGCCATGAAGGACGCCCTGGAAGATCCGGCGCGCCTGCTGCTGGACCTGTAA